From Triticum aestivum cultivar Chinese Spring chromosome 4A, IWGSC CS RefSeq v2.1, whole genome shotgun sequence, a single genomic window includes:
- the LOC123084628 gene encoding cytosolic sulfotransferase 5-like, producing MERDLKWETSTPPASAPAPRRIVGPVPFKDVVQKEEDEHPPEEYADIISTLPGITTGFGQLLCYQGVWLRPWMVPGVISVQRRLVPRPDDVLLASPPKCGTTWLKALSLATMARATYPPTSADHPFLRLNPHDCVPHLEALFGAGQEAKLEALPSRRLMHTHMHHSLLPPSLADCKIVYICREPKDMLVSMWHFIMAAGGDAFPFSDLFEFACEGKNPHGLIWDHVLGYSRASKASPDRVLFLRYEEMLLDPVSSVRELALFLGVPFTAAEEATGSPMDICNLCSIDTMKDLEANNTGVAGQFVEVPHQSFFRKGVVGDWANHMTPEMAHRIDAIVEDKLRGSGLSFTR from the exons ATGGAG AGAGATTTGAAATGGGAAACATCAACACCACCAGCATCAGCACCAGCACCAAGAAGGATCGTCGGCCCCGTGCCGTTCAAGGACGTCGTCCAGAAAGAGGAGGATGAACACCCGCCGGAAGAGTACGCGGACATCATCTCCACCTTGCCGGGCATCACCACCGGCTTTGGGCAGTTGCTGTGCTACCAGGGTGTCTGGCTGCGCCCGTGGATGGTCCCTGGGGTGATCTCTGTCCAGCGGCGTCTCGTGCCGCGCCCCGACGACGTGCTCCTAGCGAGCCCGCCCAAGTGCGGCACCACCTGGCTCAAGGCTCTGTCCTTGGCCACCATGGCACGGGCCACCTACCCGCCGACCAGCGCCGATCACCCATTCCTCCGCCTCAACCCGCACGACTGCGTCCCCCACCTTGAGGCCCTCTTCGGTGCCGGCCAGGAAGCCAAGCTGGAGGCGCTGCCGTCACGTAGGCTGATGCACACGCACATGCACCACTCCCTgctgccaccctccttggccgacTGCAAAATCGTCTACATATGCAG GGAGCCCAAGGATATGCTGGTTTCCATGTGGCACTTCATCATGGCCGCAGGAGGCGACGCCTTCCCCTTCTCCGACCTCTTCGAGTTTGCATGCGAGGGTAAAAACCCCCACGGCCTCATTTGGGATCACGTTCTCGGCTACTCGCGCGCCAGCAAAGCAAGTCCGGACAGGGTCCTCTTCCTAAGGTACGAGGAGATGCTGCTTGACCCTGTCAGCAGTGTCCGGGAGCTCGCCTTGTTCCTCGGTGTGCCCttcacggcggcggaggaggcgacggGTTCGCCCATGGACATTTGCAACCTGTGCAGCATCGACACGATGAAAGACCTGGAGGCGAACAACACTGGAGTGGCTGGGCAGTTCGTGGAGGTCCCGCATCAATCCTTCTTCAGGAAAGGGGTCGTGGGGGACTGGGCCAACCATATGACGCCGGAGATGGCCCACCGCATCGACGCCATCGTCGAGGACAAGCTCCGGGGATCCGGACTCAGCTTTACGCGCTGA